One Methylobacterium oryzae DNA window includes the following coding sequences:
- a CDS encoding FAD-binding oxidoreductase encodes MAGTGPSRRGILAGGGAAAAAALLPRTARAAPRIILNDASGLNPTPVTRHAVLPTGSTDALIEAVRAEIRDAAAAGRPVAVGVARHSMGAQSLARDGTAVTLEGGPIEPDTAAGLYRVGAGARWSQVIRQLDRIGYSPTVMQSNSDFGVGSTFCVNAHGWPAPHGPFGSTVRALRLVLADGSLVTCSREENAELFGLAMGGYGLFGIVVDLVVEMVPNRLLTPTFAVMPAADFAPAFAAAVARDARLRMAYGRLSVAQAGFFDEAILVTYAETEHPPQVLPAAAAQGAFSAVSREIYRAQVGSEFGKRARWIAETRLNPTLDPGLATRNSLMNEPVANLASRDRSRTDILHEYFVPPERFDAFLAACRETIPRSGCDCLNVTLRYVAADPDSTLAYAPGPRIGAVMSFSQGLTPGDEAAMMRMTEALIERVVAIGGAYYLPYRLHARRDQMARAYSKLDAFVAAKRRYDPGLLFRNALWSTYMA; translated from the coding sequence ATGGCCGGGACAGGACCGAGCAGGCGCGGGATCCTCGCGGGCGGCGGCGCCGCGGCGGCCGCCGCGCTGCTGCCGCGGACGGCCCGGGCCGCGCCGCGGATCATCCTCAACGACGCGAGCGGCCTCAACCCGACCCCGGTGACGCGCCACGCCGTGCTCCCGACGGGCTCGACCGACGCCCTGATCGAGGCCGTGCGCGCCGAGATCCGGGACGCCGCCGCCGCCGGCCGGCCTGTCGCCGTCGGCGTCGCCCGCCATTCCATGGGCGCCCAGAGCCTCGCCCGCGACGGGACGGCCGTGACCCTGGAGGGCGGCCCGATCGAGCCCGACACAGCCGCCGGCCTCTACCGGGTCGGGGCCGGCGCGCGCTGGTCGCAGGTCATCCGGCAGCTCGACCGGATCGGCTACTCGCCGACGGTCATGCAGTCGAACAGCGATTTCGGGGTCGGCTCGACCTTCTGCGTCAACGCCCACGGCTGGCCCGCGCCGCACGGCCCGTTCGGCTCCACCGTCCGCGCCCTCCGCCTCGTCCTGGCCGACGGCAGCCTCGTGACCTGCTCCCGCGAGGAGAACGCCGAGCTGTTCGGGCTGGCGATGGGCGGCTACGGCCTGTTCGGCATCGTGGTCGACCTCGTGGTCGAGATGGTGCCGAACCGCCTCCTGACGCCGACCTTCGCGGTGATGCCGGCCGCGGATTTCGCGCCGGCCTTCGCGGCGGCGGTGGCGCGCGACGCCCGCCTGCGGATGGCCTACGGCCGGCTCTCGGTTGCGCAGGCCGGATTCTTCGACGAGGCGATCCTCGTCACCTACGCGGAGACCGAGCACCCGCCGCAGGTCCTGCCCGCGGCGGCCGCGCAGGGGGCGTTCTCGGCGGTCTCGCGGGAGATCTACCGGGCCCAGGTCGGCAGCGAGTTCGGCAAGCGCGCCCGCTGGATCGCCGAGACCCGGCTCAACCCGACCCTGGATCCCGGCCTCGCCACCCGCAACAGCCTGATGAACGAGCCGGTCGCCAACCTCGCCTCGCGCGACCGCAGCCGCACCGACATCCTGCACGAGTACTTCGTACCGCCCGAGCGCTTCGACGCGTTCCTCGCCGCCTGCCGCGAGACCATCCCGCGCTCGGGCTGCGACTGCCTCAACGTCACCCTGCGCTACGTGGCGGCGGACCCGGACTCGACGCTGGCCTACGCGCCGGGCCCGCGGATCGGCGCGGTGATGTCGTTCTCGCAGGGGCTCACCCCAGGCGACGAGGCCGCGATGATGCGCATGACCGAGGCCCTGATCGAGCGCGTCGTGGCGATCGGCGGGGCCTATTACCTGCCCTACCGCCTGCACGCCCGGCGCGACCAGATGGCCCGGGCCTATTCGAAGCTCGACGCCTTCGTGGCGGCCAAGCGCCGCTACGATCCGGGGCTGCTGTTCCGGAACGCCCTGTGGTCGACCTACATGGCCTGA